In one Chitinophaga sancti genomic region, the following are encoded:
- a CDS encoding SDR family oxidoreductase, translated as MEQHDYTKNKSISVLGCGWLGLPLAGLFVQQGYRVKGSVTSEEKLGSLFEKGILPYQLRISDQEIDCSDLAGFLDSDILIINFPPGRRPDITSYHAAQIALLIQAIETSPVQHVLFISSTSVYPDLNREITEKDMVPPTKGSGQALILAENLLLSQTKFTTTILRLGGLIGYDRMPARFLAGKKDVENGDAPINVIHQDDCLGLISALIEQEVWEDIFHAAADEHPTRKEYYTLAAEKAGLEPPTFAEGKPLRFKIINSDKIKHRLHYTFKHPNPLALL; from the coding sequence ATGGAACAGCATGACTATACAAAGAACAAATCCATCAGCGTACTAGGCTGTGGCTGGCTCGGCTTACCATTAGCCGGGCTTTTTGTTCAACAGGGGTACCGGGTAAAAGGGTCTGTGACCAGTGAGGAAAAGCTGGGATCACTGTTTGAGAAAGGGATTCTTCCCTACCAGTTAAGGATTTCCGATCAGGAGATTGATTGCTCCGATCTGGCCGGCTTCCTGGATAGCGACATCCTGATCATCAACTTTCCGCCAGGCCGCAGACCGGATATCACCAGCTACCACGCTGCCCAGATTGCCCTGTTGATCCAGGCAATCGAGACCAGCCCGGTGCAACATGTATTGTTTATCAGCTCTACCTCCGTATATCCTGATCTGAACAGGGAGATTACGGAAAAGGACATGGTGCCTCCTACCAAGGGCAGTGGGCAGGCCCTGATCCTGGCGGAGAACCTGTTGCTTTCACAAACGAAATTTACCACTACGATACTCAGATTAGGAGGACTGATCGGCTACGACCGCATGCCGGCACGTTTCCTGGCCGGCAAAAAGGACGTGGAAAATGGCGATGCGCCGATCAATGTGATTCACCAGGATGATTGCTTAGGGCTGATCAGTGCGCTCATTGAACAGGAGGTGTGGGAAGATATATTCCATGCGGCAGCAGATGAACATCCGACAAGGAAGGAATATTATACCCTGGCAGCAGAGAAAGCGGGGCTGGAACCGCCTACTTTTGCGGAAGGCAAGCCCCTGCGCTTTAAGATCATTAATTCTGATAAGATCAAGCATCGTTTGCATTATACATTCAAACACCCTAATCCCCTGGCATTATTATGA
- a CDS encoding pyridoxal phosphate-dependent aminotransferase, with product MILGHGDDRYLYSREILADFSSNVYYKGLSIGLIQHLSTQLFRLKNYPEANAQSLQEALAQWHAITPAQVLATNGATEAFYLVAHAWRRQSATIVIPAFAEYEDACRVNDISVSYLEWSALQQDSSFETELVFLGNPNNPTGALLTVDFLRNLLQHNPAVTFVIDEAYVDFTLARASLVDSLGELPNLVIIKSLTKTYAIPGLRLGYMLSNAETISAITASKMPWSVNALAIEAGLYITAHKETLTFRVEELLQDTVALMAALRIYVNVMQTNTNFFLCELLRGTAAELKAYLLEEHGLLIRDAGNFKSLSERHFRVATQTPEKNALLIKGIDAWMAR from the coding sequence ATGATATTAGGTCATGGAGATGACAGGTATTTGTATTCCCGGGAAATTCTTGCTGACTTTAGTTCGAATGTTTATTATAAAGGACTTTCCATTGGTTTGATACAACACCTGAGCACACAGTTATTCAGATTGAAAAATTACCCGGAGGCGAATGCACAAAGTTTGCAGGAGGCCCTGGCACAATGGCATGCAATCACGCCGGCGCAGGTATTGGCAACGAATGGTGCAACGGAAGCCTTCTATTTAGTGGCGCATGCATGGAGAAGGCAATCGGCTACGATTGTGATTCCGGCATTTGCGGAGTATGAAGATGCGTGTCGGGTGAATGATATTTCCGTGTCTTACCTGGAATGGTCTGCATTACAGCAGGACAGTTCTTTCGAAACGGAACTGGTATTTTTAGGCAATCCTAATAATCCTACGGGCGCTTTATTGACGGTAGATTTTCTGCGGAACTTATTACAACATAATCCGGCCGTTACTTTTGTGATTGATGAAGCATATGTGGATTTTACGCTGGCGAGGGCTTCGCTGGTAGATTCATTAGGTGAGCTGCCAAACCTGGTCATTATTAAATCGTTGACGAAGACTTATGCCATACCTGGTTTACGACTGGGGTATATGCTAAGTAATGCGGAGACGATTAGTGCCATCACTGCTTCTAAAATGCCATGGTCGGTGAATGCGCTGGCGATAGAGGCAGGTTTATATATAACGGCGCATAAGGAAACACTGACATTCCGGGTAGAAGAGCTCTTGCAGGACACCGTGGCTTTGATGGCGGCCCTGAGGATCTATGTGAATGTGATGCAGACGAATACGAATTTCTTTTTGTGTGAACTGCTGCGGGGCACTGCGGCAGAGCTGAAAGCATACCTGCTGGAGGAACATGGGTTACTGATCAGGGATGCCGGTAATTTTAAGAGTCTGAGTGAAAGACATTTCAGGGTGGCTACGCAGACGCCGGAAAAAAATGCATTATTGATCAAAGGCATTGATGCATGGATGGCAAGATGA
- the cbiB gene encoding adenosylcobinamide-phosphate synthase CbiB has protein sequence MDGKMIWIPLVAGYVLDLLLGDPRHLPHPVRLFGNMIEYGEQRLNKGTYRLLKGAIMTIVLCLGVYAFFYSMQVILPVWARYIFNTIFVFYGLANKSLLEEGKAVYDTLYNQGLEAGRKRLSWIVGRDTSKLQENQIRVAVLETLSENLSDGVIAPLCFYAVGGVPAMMLYKMINTLDSMIGYKHARYLFFGRFAARLDDVANYIPARLTALLMVMVTGSLRGWRYILKFGHQHASPNSGYPEAALAGILNCRFGGPNVYHGVLVEKPYIGEQQREIRHEELRKVMFINHAVTFVVVALIVVLHYNNS, from the coding sequence ATGGATGGCAAGATGATATGGATTCCTTTAGTGGCGGGGTATGTGTTGGATCTGCTGTTGGGCGATCCCAGGCACTTGCCGCACCCGGTGAGGCTGTTTGGGAATATGATTGAGTATGGGGAGCAACGACTGAATAAAGGTACTTACCGGCTTTTAAAAGGGGCAATAATGACAATTGTACTCTGCCTGGGTGTTTATGCATTTTTCTATTCCATGCAGGTGATTTTACCTGTTTGGGCGAGGTACATTTTCAATACCATCTTTGTTTTTTACGGATTAGCCAATAAGAGCCTCTTAGAGGAGGGCAAAGCTGTTTATGACACATTATACAATCAAGGCCTGGAAGCGGGCAGAAAACGCCTTTCCTGGATCGTAGGCAGGGATACTTCCAAACTCCAGGAGAACCAGATCCGGGTAGCGGTATTGGAGACCCTGTCAGAGAACCTGAGTGACGGGGTCATTGCGCCCTTGTGTTTTTATGCTGTGGGTGGGGTACCGGCCATGATGTTGTATAAGATGATCAATACCCTGGATTCGATGATCGGGTATAAACATGCGCGTTATTTATTCTTTGGTCGTTTTGCTGCCAGGCTGGATGATGTGGCGAATTATATCCCGGCCCGCCTGACCGCCTTACTGATGGTGATGGTGACGGGTAGTTTGCGGGGATGGCGGTATATTTTAAAATTCGGGCATCAGCATGCCAGTCCGAATTCTGGCTACCCGGAGGCAGCGCTGGCGGGAATATTGAATTGCCGCTTCGGCGGACCGAATGTATATCATGGTGTATTAGTAGAGAAGCCTTATATAGGGGAACAGCAGCGGGAGATCAGGCATGAGGAGCTACGAAAAGTGATGTTTATAAATCACGCAGTGACGTTCGTGGTGGTGGCTTTGATTGTCGTGTTGCACTACAATAATTCATAA
- a CDS encoding (2Fe-2S) ferredoxin domain-containing protein: MAIKDLTKVQKMVFICNGGTCAKGGADENTLALRAQLGKHGMDDEIHTVRTKCMGQCTSGPIVFIHPEGAWYGSVNPDIARDIVTQHLLQNTLLASQLCFPEAGAMELQPLRFSAAKAE; this comes from the coding sequence ATGGCTATTAAAGATCTGACCAAGGTTCAGAAGATGGTTTTTATTTGCAATGGTGGAACCTGTGCCAAAGGTGGTGCAGACGAAAACACCCTGGCGCTGAGGGCGCAGCTCGGCAAGCATGGTATGGATGATGAAATTCATACTGTTCGCACCAAATGTATGGGGCAATGTACCAGCGGACCTATTGTGTTCATTCATCCGGAGGGTGCCTGGTATGGTAGCGTGAATCCTGACATTGCGCGTGATATTGTAACACAGCATCTCTTACAGAATACATTACTGGCATCGCAGCTCTGCTTTCCGGAAGCAGGGGCGATGGAGCTACAACCGCTAAGGTTTAGCGCAGCAAAAGCAGAATAA
- a CDS encoding cobyric acid synthase → MQQLKPIMFVGTASDVGKSFINTGFCRIFKQDGYQPAPFKAQNMSLNSFVTPDGLEIGRAQAVQAEACGLPCSVNMNPVLLKPTNDKSSQVVLMGKPVGTQSAYDYFMGNNKQGLFNAAKAAFDSLHAQYNPVVLEGAGSISELNLKHRDITNMRMALYAGADVYLVADIDKGGIFGSVYGTVALLPPEEKALLKGIIVNKFRGDARLFESGKVLLEELCGVPVVGIIPYRKDIYVEEEDSVALAHKQRQAGSDKVNVVVVLLNRLSNFTDFTVLEKDERVHLYYSNNPSEISQADIVILPGSKNTIADLVDIKNNGVAAAIVAAAKEGKTVIGICGGYQMMGHSVADPVGVEGSVSFMPGLGLLPVTTVLTAEKTTKQCSFRYKDTEALCEGYEIHMGTTESSNAVAAAIWGTDGLPGEKKDIISKPLNTMSEGHGDGYLLHDRCWGTYVHGILDNPVVVEDLLSPFKPKATVPFDYNKYKHEQYDKLAQHLREHIDIAYIYSQLKSEQ, encoded by the coding sequence ATGCAGCAATTAAAACCCATCATGTTTGTAGGTACCGCTTCAGACGTAGGGAAAAGTTTTATCAATACCGGTTTCTGCCGCATCTTTAAACAGGATGGTTATCAGCCAGCACCTTTTAAGGCGCAGAACATGTCGCTCAATAGCTTCGTTACGCCAGACGGGCTGGAGATAGGGCGTGCGCAGGCGGTGCAGGCAGAGGCATGTGGGCTGCCATGCAGTGTGAATATGAACCCGGTATTGCTGAAGCCTACGAATGATAAGTCATCGCAGGTAGTGTTGATGGGGAAACCTGTAGGCACACAGTCGGCCTATGATTATTTCATGGGGAATAATAAGCAGGGATTGTTTAATGCAGCAAAGGCGGCGTTTGACAGCTTGCATGCGCAATACAACCCGGTGGTACTGGAAGGTGCGGGTAGCATCAGTGAGCTGAACCTGAAGCACCGGGATATTACGAATATGCGGATGGCATTATATGCCGGGGCGGATGTGTACCTGGTTGCGGATATTGATAAAGGTGGCATCTTTGGCAGTGTGTATGGAACGGTGGCGCTGTTACCTCCGGAAGAAAAGGCCTTACTGAAGGGGATCATCGTAAATAAATTCAGGGGGGATGCCCGTTTGTTTGAAAGCGGGAAAGTATTGCTGGAAGAACTTTGTGGGGTGCCGGTAGTAGGCATCATCCCCTACCGGAAAGATATATACGTAGAGGAAGAAGATTCTGTGGCATTGGCACATAAGCAAAGGCAGGCAGGCAGTGACAAGGTAAATGTGGTGGTCGTTTTACTGAATCGTTTGTCTAATTTTACGGACTTTACGGTGCTGGAAAAAGACGAGCGGGTACATTTGTATTATAGTAATAACCCTTCGGAAATTTCGCAGGCAGATATTGTGATACTACCGGGTAGTAAGAATACTATTGCGGACCTGGTGGATATAAAGAACAATGGTGTGGCTGCTGCAATCGTGGCTGCCGCTAAAGAAGGGAAAACGGTGATTGGCATTTGTGGAGGATACCAGATGATGGGCCATAGTGTAGCAGATCCTGTGGGTGTGGAAGGAAGTGTCTCTTTTATGCCCGGGCTGGGTTTGCTACCGGTAACGACTGTATTGACAGCGGAGAAGACAACGAAGCAGTGTAGTTTTCGGTATAAGGATACGGAGGCGCTTTGTGAAGGATATGAAATTCATATGGGAACTACTGAGAGTAGTAATGCGGTGGCAGCAGCCATTTGGGGAACAGATGGCTTACCAGGAGAAAAAAAAGACATTATTAGTAAGCCCTTAAATACAATGTCGGAAGGTCATGGAGATGGCTATTTACTGCATGATCGCTGCTGGGGTACTTATGTACATGGAATTTTAGATAACCCTGTAGTGGTGGAGGACCTGCTCTCGCCTTTCAAACCGAAGGCAACAGTACCTTTTGATTACAATAAGTATAAACATGAGCAGTACGATAAACTGGCACAACATCTGCGCGAACATATCGATATTGCCTACATTTATAGTCAATTAAAAAGTGAACAATGA
- a CDS encoding HoxN/HupN/NixA family nickel/cobalt transporter: MGTDISGFIVLAVLGLRHGLDPDHITVIDGYTYRLHMNKRTWSRWVGTLFTFGHGIMVTLIALFLCMLKNNFNIPPLLDIVVEWTASLMLFFMGISNLVYLRKGQVQLTGVRKKLLPKSFENSLNPFTVVLTGIIFGFIFDTSSQIAAFGYAVAVSNQWLYAIMGGVVFSLGLILTGTCDSMLLSKLLKTFDQKKIQNHRFKLNVLITIMCFAIPIYKILSTWNESLELSDTQNNIVGIIFISIIISLYADLYLRHKFSKADNGTA; encoded by the coding sequence ATGGGAACCGATATATCAGGATTTATTGTATTAGCCGTCCTTGGCCTCCGCCATGGGCTGGATCCGGACCACATCACTGTGATCGACGGTTACACCTACCGGCTGCACATGAACAAAAGGACCTGGAGCAGATGGGTAGGCACTCTTTTTACATTCGGACATGGCATTATGGTAACCCTCATTGCCTTATTCCTTTGTATGCTGAAGAACAATTTTAATATCCCGCCATTGCTGGATATTGTTGTAGAATGGACAGCCTCGCTGATGCTTTTCTTTATGGGTATATCGAACCTTGTTTATTTGCGTAAAGGCCAGGTACAACTGACCGGGGTCCGGAAAAAACTCCTCCCGAAATCTTTCGAAAACAGCCTGAACCCATTCACCGTGGTCCTCACAGGGATCATCTTCGGTTTTATCTTCGACACCTCTTCGCAGATTGCGGCTTTTGGCTACGCAGTAGCAGTATCGAACCAATGGCTTTACGCCATAATGGGTGGAGTGGTATTTTCACTCGGGCTGATCCTCACCGGCACCTGCGATTCTATGTTACTCAGCAAGCTACTCAAGACGTTTGACCAGAAGAAAATTCAAAACCACCGCTTCAAATTAAATGTCCTGATTACAATCATGTGTTTTGCCATTCCTATTTACAAAATCCTCAGTACATGGAATGAATCCCTGGAACTGAGCGATACGCAGAACAATATTGTGGGAATAATTTTCATAAGTATCATTATTTCATTGTATGCTGATTTATATTTGAGGCACAAATTCAGCAAAGCAGATAATGGAACAGCATGA
- a CDS encoding cobyrinate a,c-diamide synthase, with product MKKPQFLIAAASSHSGKTTLTLGLLRALHHRGLQVQPFKCGPDYIDTTHHRTAAHRPGINLDTFMMSETHVQELYSHYSQDADVAIVEGVMGLFDGAVKAEGSSAAIAMLLDIPVVLVLNAKAMAYSVAPILFGLKNFNPELKIAGVIFNFVNTESHYQFLKDACEDVGIPSLGYIPVNENIKIPSRHLGLAISPENDYEAIIEEAAAHISKSVNLDQLLELTTKEGPLYKTKDTPRATNKLQISVAFDHVFNFLYEDNIRALEQLGNVVTFSPGNEEELPPGTDWLYLPGGYPELNLALLAGNVKMHTSIRNFAAKGRRIFAECGGMMYLGKGITDQEGKRYEMCGVLDIETSMENSRLSLGYRKIQIGNTVLKGHEFHYSQASENAEIPTIGEVTNARGKTVATPIYKQQNVIASYMHLYWGEDAEIFSSLWNS from the coding sequence ATGAAGAAGCCTCAGTTTTTAATCGCCGCAGCCTCCAGCCACTCGGGCAAGACCACCCTCACTTTAGGGTTGTTGCGGGCATTGCATCATAGAGGCTTGCAGGTGCAACCTTTCAAATGCGGACCTGATTATATCGATACTACTCATCATAGAACAGCTGCTCACAGACCGGGTATCAACCTGGATACATTTATGATGAGCGAAACACATGTGCAGGAACTATACAGTCATTACAGTCAGGATGCGGATGTCGCCATCGTGGAAGGTGTAATGGGATTGTTCGACGGTGCGGTGAAAGCGGAAGGGAGCAGTGCTGCTATCGCCATGCTCCTGGATATACCTGTAGTCCTGGTCTTGAATGCAAAGGCCATGGCTTATTCAGTGGCACCCATCTTATTTGGACTGAAAAACTTTAACCCGGAATTAAAGATCGCCGGTGTGATCTTCAATTTCGTCAATACCGAAAGTCATTACCAGTTCCTGAAGGATGCCTGCGAAGATGTTGGCATTCCGTCATTAGGCTACATCCCCGTGAACGAAAATATAAAGATCCCTTCCCGGCACCTGGGCCTGGCTATCTCCCCTGAAAATGATTATGAAGCCATCATCGAAGAGGCAGCTGCTCATATAAGTAAATCGGTCAACCTGGATCAGTTACTTGAATTAACAACAAAAGAGGGACCTCTATACAAAACAAAAGATACTCCCCGCGCCACTAACAAGCTACAGATCTCAGTCGCATTCGATCATGTATTCAATTTTCTTTACGAGGATAATATCCGCGCACTGGAACAACTGGGAAATGTTGTTACTTTTAGTCCAGGCAACGAAGAAGAATTGCCCCCCGGTACAGACTGGCTCTACCTGCCCGGTGGCTATCCTGAATTAAACCTGGCGCTCCTGGCCGGGAATGTAAAGATGCATACATCTATCCGTAACTTCGCTGCAAAGGGTAGACGTATATTTGCAGAATGCGGAGGGATGATGTACCTCGGTAAAGGCATTACCGATCAGGAAGGTAAACGTTATGAAATGTGTGGCGTACTCGATATTGAAACCAGTATGGAAAATAGCCGCTTGTCACTCGGCTATCGCAAAATACAAATTGGAAATACCGTATTGAAAGGACACGAATTTCACTACTCCCAGGCCAGCGAAAACGCTGAGATTCCGACGATCGGAGAAG